A part of Terriglobus roseus genomic DNA contains:
- a CDS encoding L-threonylcarbamoyladenylate synthase — MSAEVLRIHPDEPEAELVGYVSQCVERGQVVALPTDTFYGLAVDPVNLRAVEQIYELKSRAKHKPLSLLVGSTAQGYELARGLDSAFDKLAERFWPGPLTIIVKAGSKLPLRVTAYTGNVAIRVPEAPIARAVVDRLGLPITATSANLAGHPECSNARCVREQLGDKIPLIVDGGPTARTVPTTIVDLSGGGNSWMILREGAIPTHEIALALQH; from the coding sequence ATGTCGGCAGAAGTGTTGCGGATTCATCCGGATGAACCGGAAGCGGAGCTGGTGGGCTATGTGTCGCAGTGTGTGGAGCGTGGCCAGGTGGTGGCGCTGCCCACGGACACGTTCTACGGTTTGGCCGTAGACCCGGTGAATCTGCGTGCGGTAGAGCAGATTTACGAGTTGAAGAGCCGCGCAAAGCATAAGCCGTTGTCGCTCCTGGTGGGCAGTACTGCACAGGGATACGAACTGGCCCGGGGACTGGATAGCGCCTTTGACAAGCTTGCGGAACGATTCTGGCCGGGGCCGCTGACGATCATTGTGAAGGCTGGTTCGAAGCTGCCTTTGAGGGTGACGGCGTATACCGGCAATGTGGCGATCCGTGTCCCGGAGGCTCCCATTGCACGGGCCGTGGTGGATCGTTTGGGACTGCCGATTACGGCGACTTCCGCGAACCTGGCCGGGCATCCTGAATGCTCCAATGCGCGGTGCGTGCGGGAGCAGTTGGGCGATAAGATTCCGCTGATTGTGGATGGTGGACCGACGGCGCGGACAGTGCCGACGACGATTGTAGATCTGAGTGGCGGCGGCAACTCGTGGATGATTTTGCGTGAGGGTGCGATTCCCACGCATGAGATTGCGCTGGCACTGCAGCACTAA
- a CDS encoding YdcF family protein, with protein sequence MARRHGRRQNGGGHPFRTLLVVIALIAAVWFASLYVRIDRVAQEDQAAPSDAIAVFGAAQYVGRPSPVYHARLDHVVSLYNHGMAPYIVTLGGSGDKKNGLSEGDVGRNYLLANGVPYDHIIAETVSLDTGQQADQLARIARENQWKRVIVVSDGTHLFRIRALCEREGLDVLTSPRAPYGNLSTWGHVTRVAHEMLSYTFLRLHVEAGWAKRWMEGKEEA encoded by the coding sequence ATGGCACGACGACACGGAAGACGGCAAAATGGCGGCGGACATCCATTCCGAACGCTGCTGGTGGTGATCGCGCTGATTGCCGCAGTGTGGTTTGCCAGTTTGTATGTGCGCATTGACCGTGTGGCACAAGAGGATCAGGCAGCGCCTTCCGATGCGATTGCAGTGTTTGGTGCGGCGCAGTATGTGGGGCGTCCTTCGCCGGTGTATCACGCTCGGCTGGACCATGTGGTGAGCCTCTATAACCACGGAATGGCGCCTTACATTGTGACGCTGGGCGGCTCAGGGGATAAGAAGAACGGCCTCAGTGAAGGCGACGTTGGGCGGAACTATCTGCTGGCGAACGGCGTGCCATATGACCACATCATTGCCGAGACGGTGTCCCTGGATACGGGACAGCAGGCGGATCAACTGGCGCGCATTGCCCGCGAGAACCAATGGAAGCGCGTGATTGTGGTCAGCGATGGAACGCATCTGTTTCGGATACGGGCGTTGTGCGAACGTGAGGGGCTGGATGTGTTGACTTCGCCGCGCGCGCCTTACGGAAACTTGTCGACCTGGGGTCATGTGACACGGGTTGCGCATGAAATGTTGAGCTACACCTTCCTTCGTCTTCACGTGGAAGCTGGATGGGCGAAACGGTGGATGGAAGGGAAGGAAGAGGCATAA
- a CDS encoding TrmH family RNA methyltransferase, producing the protein MPERITSRTNARVKALRAALTTRKSDRIGIEGFHLIREAIASGLQLDTLYLREDHAHLLRDLPEDAAREVLLLSPDAFQAATETENAQGAAALLERPELPYAPRTGDLILIADGLQDPGNLGTLIRSAEAFGASAVALTPGTVDPWNGKCLRAAAGAAFRVPLPRCDADFLAALKAVDTQLLAAVAKDGEAAHATDLRGTIALIIGNEGAGVSEKMLTICDKQITLATTGPTESLNAAVAGSLLLYEASQQRNFK; encoded by the coding sequence ATGCCCGAACGAATCACAAGCCGCACCAACGCCCGCGTCAAAGCGCTTCGCGCTGCGCTGACCACACGCAAGTCCGACCGCATCGGCATCGAAGGCTTCCATCTCATCCGCGAGGCCATCGCCAGCGGCCTGCAACTCGACACCCTCTACCTCCGCGAAGACCACGCGCACCTCCTGCGCGACCTCCCGGAAGACGCCGCCCGCGAAGTCCTGCTGCTCAGCCCCGACGCCTTCCAGGCCGCCACCGAAACCGAAAACGCCCAAGGCGCCGCCGCTCTCCTCGAACGCCCCGAACTCCCCTACGCCCCGCGCACCGGCGACCTCATCCTCATCGCCGACGGCCTGCAGGACCCCGGCAATCTCGGCACCCTCATCCGCTCCGCCGAAGCCTTTGGAGCCTCCGCCGTCGCCCTCACACCCGGCACCGTCGATCCCTGGAACGGCAAATGCCTCCGCGCCGCCGCCGGAGCAGCCTTCCGCGTCCCGCTTCCGCGCTGCGATGCCGACTTCCTCGCAGCCCTCAAAGCCGTAGACACCCAACTCTTGGCCGCAGTAGCCAAAGACGGCGAAGCCGCCCACGCCACCGACCTCCGCGGCACCATCGCCCTCATCATCGGCAATGAAGGCGCAGGCGTCTCCGAGAAAATGCTCACCATCTGCGACAAGCAAATCACCTTAGCCACCACCGGCCCCACAGAAAGCCTCAACGCCGCCGTAGCTGGCTCCCTTCTGCTCTACGAAGCATCCCAACAGAGGAACTTCAAATGA
- a CDS encoding replication-associated recombination protein A yields the protein MSSLFAHLEPATPLNRRDIPLPERMRPTTLDEFAGQKHLIGPGKPLRLAIDRGEPGSMIFWGPPGTGKTTLAKIIARTTSATFIEFSAVTSGIKEIKQVMSDAERAAASGSRTILFVDEIHRFNKAQQDAFLPFVERGAIRLIGATTENPSFEVNAALLSRCRVYVLQSIPDAEIVALLQRALTDEDRGLGSLQLTAAEGALEAIASFSNGDARYALNALETAASLLIGRGETTLTREAVGDALQQRTLLYDKNGEQHYDLISALHKSVRNSDVDASLYWLRRMLAAGEDPMYVARRVVRMAVEDIGLAAPEALNLTLSAQQAMHLLGSPEGELALAQAVVYLALAPKSNAVYVAFNETAADVNATGAQPVPLHLRNAPTRLLKNLNYGKDYQYAHDLPGKVADMQCLPEGLEDRRYYRPTDQGRERQLSQRMEEIARAKAEAANQNNKRK from the coding sequence ATGAGCAGCCTCTTCGCCCATCTCGAACCCGCCACACCGCTGAACCGCCGCGACATCCCGCTACCCGAGCGCATGCGCCCCACCACGCTCGACGAATTCGCCGGACAGAAACACCTCATCGGCCCCGGCAAACCCCTGCGCCTCGCCATCGACCGCGGCGAACCCGGCTCCATGATCTTCTGGGGCCCTCCCGGCACGGGCAAAACCACGCTGGCAAAAATCATCGCGCGCACCACCTCCGCCACCTTCATCGAGTTCTCCGCCGTCACATCCGGCATAAAAGAAATCAAGCAGGTCATGTCCGATGCGGAACGCGCCGCCGCCTCCGGCTCCCGCACCATCCTCTTCGTCGACGAAATTCATCGCTTCAACAAGGCCCAGCAGGACGCCTTCCTGCCCTTCGTCGAACGCGGCGCCATCCGTCTCATCGGCGCCACGACAGAGAACCCATCCTTCGAAGTCAACGCCGCACTGCTCTCCCGTTGCCGCGTCTACGTCCTGCAATCCATCCCCGACGCAGAGATCGTAGCGCTCCTCCAACGAGCCCTCACCGACGAAGACCGCGGCCTAGGCAGCCTTCAACTCACCGCAGCCGAAGGCGCTCTCGAAGCCATCGCATCGTTCTCCAACGGCGACGCCCGCTACGCTCTCAACGCCCTCGAAACCGCCGCATCGCTGCTCATCGGACGCGGCGAAACCACGCTCACGCGCGAAGCCGTAGGCGACGCCCTCCAGCAACGCACGCTCCTCTACGACAAGAACGGCGAGCAGCACTACGACCTCATCAGCGCGCTCCACAAAAGCGTGCGCAACTCCGACGTCGACGCCTCGCTCTACTGGCTCCGCCGCATGTTAGCCGCAGGCGAAGACCCCATGTACGTTGCCAGAAGAGTCGTCCGCATGGCAGTAGAGGACATCGGATTAGCCGCACCAGAAGCGCTCAATCTCACGCTCTCAGCTCAACAGGCAATGCATCTTCTCGGCTCACCCGAAGGCGAACTCGCACTCGCACAGGCCGTCGTCTATCTCGCGCTCGCACCCAAATCCAACGCCGTCTACGTCGCCTTCAACGAGACTGCAGCAGACGTGAACGCCACCGGCGCACAACCCGTCCCGTTGCATCTGCGCAACGCCCCCACACGCCTGCTGAAGAACCTCAACTACGGCAAGGACTACCAGTACGCGCACGATCTCCCCGGCAAAGTCGCCGACATGCAATGCCTACCCGAAGGCCTCGAAGATCGCCGTTACTATCGCCCCACCGATCAAGGCCGCGAACGCCAGCTATCGCAACGCATGGAAGAAATCGCCCGCGCCAAAGCCGAAGCTGCAAATCAAAACAACAAGCGTAAGTAA
- a CDS encoding TlyA family RNA methyltransferase, whose amino-acid sequence MAKVRLDKALVERGLVPSRERAASLILAGRVLVDEQKQTKAGFAMAEDAAIRILGEDMPYVSRGGLKLRGALDHWKIDLAGRLCVDIGASTGGFTDCMLQAGAVAVLAVDTGYGQLAMSLRNDARVKLLERTNARLLEPGALLQEASSLAGDIVPNFFSMDVSFISASLVIAAVVAALTKPESKWVGECVVLVKPQFEAGREWVGKGGIVRDPEAYRIATERVKEAIRVAGGETVEVIDSPITGMEGNREFLLYARFG is encoded by the coding sequence ATGGCAAAGGTTCGTTTGGATAAGGCATTGGTAGAGCGAGGGCTGGTTCCTTCGCGAGAACGTGCCGCGAGTCTTATCCTGGCTGGCCGTGTGCTGGTGGACGAACAGAAGCAGACCAAGGCTGGCTTTGCGATGGCTGAAGATGCAGCGATTCGCATTCTGGGTGAGGACATGCCGTATGTCAGTCGCGGTGGATTGAAGCTGCGCGGCGCGTTGGATCACTGGAAGATTGATCTTGCTGGACGGCTGTGTGTCGACATTGGAGCTTCTACCGGCGGCTTTACGGATTGCATGTTGCAGGCTGGTGCAGTGGCTGTTCTGGCGGTGGATACAGGCTATGGACAGCTTGCGATGTCGTTGCGGAATGATGCGCGTGTGAAGTTGTTGGAGCGCACGAATGCTCGGCTGCTGGAGCCTGGTGCTCTGTTGCAGGAGGCGTCGTCGTTGGCTGGTGATATCGTGCCGAATTTCTTTTCCATGGATGTTTCGTTTATCTCTGCGTCGCTGGTGATTGCGGCTGTAGTGGCTGCTTTGACGAAGCCGGAGTCGAAGTGGGTGGGCGAGTGTGTGGTGCTGGTGAAGCCACAGTTTGAGGCTGGCCGTGAATGGGTGGGTAAGGGCGGTATTGTGCGTGATCCAGAGGCCTATCGCATTGCGACAGAGCGCGTGAAAGAGGCGATCCGTGTGGCTGGCGGTGAGACGGTAGAGGTGATTGATTCGCCGATCACGGGGATGGAGGGGAATCGGGAATTCCTGTTGTACGCGCGATTTGGATGA
- a CDS encoding PD40 domain-containing protein: MRLRSSFTGSTVRLFSACLLIGSGLAWGQAKPAPAKGRDFDTAAPKEEIMGTGKAAAGANSEVGSPNRTVGPQRDGSIVVSDNQVLTPAGKIVEMGTPVRVKAIALNPNRMVHSAAVLLMGSPQPIIVFDTVAGKVLQRFTPEDAGATAKDTTTGSFTGITYSADGSKLLFSQDNNHVVITKVDKKTGLLSSEQRVKLPEPPADGRTYHNAKSINPGGIAFSADGKRAYVALNVANTLGVIDLTSSPAKLIAQIPVGNVPNSVVVSGNYAYVTNEGGRPATGEDFTNDSDGTAIVVDRKDAFAITGTVSVVDLTAGKEVKTIPVGLHPVGMAIAGSKLYVANAYSDSLSIVDLQTDKVMRTISLSVPIGSGAFGAGPNGVAVTDDGKAYVTLGQANAVAVVNLQGREPNPVVGYIPTAYFPTSITYDKARKQILVADDKGLGSRGNTTIKENVVGYNTHGDMGVANLIAEPNSVELAKFSKQVFDNNHWNLTTNIEVGKEFIDPRAVAVAVPKHIGEPSLIKHVFLIIKENRTYDQMLGDVKWGNGSPELAMFASAVPNQHAMVKRFPLLDNVYAPSRQSADGHPWIGMSGSFYSNDILSPDWIRSYPGGGAEDPLTYTPMGFLWTGLEAKGLTAKLYGEWSSGATIAHKSDGSAYTWTDFYNTSLCKEGKAPASSCVVPDDAIHVSSVIPSAAKIMDPHYPPFNLNIPDQYRVDYWIKDFQAMDSAGKVPNLTILWLPNDHTAGASKGMPDPMSYQADNDLALGRMVEAISHSKVWGDSAIFVEEDDSQGGADHVDGHRQPVFIISPYTVASQTPGEGKAIHTTYTAENINRTIENILGTQPLTQFDLVASPMFDAFQNTPDLTPYDVVPAVLPLDHGPGLKGAQAVSSNPMEKAWFKATATVMKGKYDKADAVEPNFLNHSTWYVVTGWARPYPGEDKVMLPGPLVKVAKKYNGDGDDD; this comes from the coding sequence ATGCGTCTGAGGTCTTCCTTCACAGGTTCTACGGTTCGTTTGTTTTCAGCCTGTCTGCTGATTGGTTCTGGTTTGGCCTGGGGGCAGGCGAAGCCTGCTCCCGCCAAAGGCAGGGATTTCGATACGGCTGCCCCGAAAGAAGAAATCATGGGGACGGGGAAGGCTGCAGCGGGTGCAAACTCTGAGGTAGGCAGCCCGAATCGCACGGTGGGACCGCAGCGGGATGGTTCGATTGTTGTTTCCGACAACCAGGTGCTGACGCCCGCGGGCAAGATTGTTGAGATGGGCACGCCGGTACGCGTGAAGGCAATCGCGCTCAATCCCAATCGCATGGTTCATAGTGCGGCTGTGCTGCTGATGGGGTCGCCGCAGCCGATCATCGTATTCGATACGGTGGCGGGAAAAGTGTTGCAGCGCTTTACGCCTGAAGACGCTGGGGCAACTGCGAAGGACACGACCACCGGATCCTTTACGGGCATTACGTATTCAGCGGATGGATCGAAGCTGCTTTTCAGCCAGGACAACAACCACGTTGTGATTACGAAGGTGGACAAGAAGACAGGTCTGCTTAGCAGCGAGCAGCGAGTGAAACTGCCTGAGCCGCCTGCGGATGGGCGCACGTATCACAATGCGAAGTCGATCAATCCGGGGGGCATTGCATTCTCAGCGGATGGTAAGCGCGCTTATGTTGCGCTGAATGTTGCGAACACGCTCGGCGTGATTGACCTTACATCGTCTCCTGCAAAATTGATTGCGCAGATTCCTGTTGGCAATGTGCCGAACAGCGTTGTGGTGAGCGGTAATTATGCCTATGTGACGAACGAAGGTGGGCGTCCCGCTACCGGTGAGGACTTCACCAACGATTCTGACGGTACAGCGATCGTAGTGGACCGGAAGGATGCTTTTGCGATCACTGGTACGGTGTCTGTTGTTGACCTGACAGCGGGCAAGGAAGTGAAGACCATCCCTGTTGGTTTGCATCCGGTGGGCATGGCGATCGCTGGCTCCAAGCTTTATGTCGCGAATGCTTATAGCGATAGTCTTTCGATCGTTGACCTTCAGACCGATAAGGTGATGCGCACGATTAGCCTTAGCGTGCCGATTGGAAGTGGTGCGTTTGGCGCCGGTCCCAATGGCGTTGCCGTTACGGATGATGGCAAGGCTTACGTAACGCTGGGGCAGGCGAATGCTGTTGCGGTTGTGAACCTGCAGGGGCGCGAACCGAATCCGGTTGTTGGTTATATTCCGACGGCTTACTTTCCAACTTCCATCACGTATGACAAGGCACGGAAACAGATTCTGGTGGCCGATGACAAGGGGCTGGGATCACGCGGTAATACGACGATCAAAGAAAATGTGGTCGGCTACAACACGCATGGCGATATGGGTGTCGCAAATCTGATTGCGGAACCAAACTCTGTGGAGTTGGCGAAGTTCAGCAAGCAGGTGTTCGATAACAATCACTGGAACCTGACGACGAACATTGAAGTTGGGAAAGAGTTCATTGATCCGCGGGCTGTGGCGGTCGCGGTGCCAAAGCATATTGGTGAACCTTCGCTGATCAAGCATGTGTTTTTGATCATTAAAGAGAACCGCACGTACGACCAGATGCTGGGTGATGTGAAGTGGGGCAATGGATCGCCTGAGTTGGCGATGTTTGCTTCTGCTGTGCCGAATCAGCATGCGATGGTGAAGCGGTTCCCGCTGTTGGACAACGTGTATGCGCCGAGCCGTCAGTCGGCAGATGGTCATCCGTGGATTGGTATGTCGGGCTCGTTTTATTCCAACGACATTCTGTCGCCGGATTGGATTCGTTCGTATCCGGGTGGTGGTGCAGAGGATCCATTAACGTATACGCCCATGGGATTTTTGTGGACGGGGCTCGAGGCTAAGGGACTAACCGCGAAGCTGTATGGCGAATGGAGCAGCGGCGCTACGATTGCGCATAAGTCCGATGGCTCAGCGTATACGTGGACGGATTTCTATAACACTTCGCTATGCAAGGAAGGGAAGGCTCCGGCTTCCAGTTGCGTTGTTCCGGATGATGCTATTCATGTGAGTTCGGTGATTCCGTCTGCGGCAAAGATCATGGACCCGCACTATCCGCCGTTCAACCTGAATATTCCCGACCAATATCGCGTGGATTACTGGATCAAAGATTTTCAGGCGATGGATTCCGCGGGAAAGGTACCTAACTTAACCATTCTTTGGCTTCCGAATGACCACACGGCGGGTGCTTCGAAGGGAATGCCTGATCCGATGAGTTATCAGGCGGACAATGATCTGGCGCTTGGCCGCATGGTTGAAGCGATTAGTCACAGCAAGGTGTGGGGAGATTCGGCCATCTTTGTTGAGGAAGATGATTCGCAGGGTGGCGCGGATCACGTGGATGGACATCGTCAACCGGTCTTTATCATCAGCCCCTACACGGTTGCGTCGCAGACGCCTGGTGAGGGCAAGGCGATTCACACGACGTATACCGCAGAGAACATCAACCGGACGATTGAAAACATTCTTGGCACGCAGCCGTTGACGCAGTTTGATCTGGTTGCTTCGCCGATGTTTGACGCGTTCCAGAACACGCCTGATCTGACCCCGTATGACGTTGTGCCTGCAGTTCTGCCGCTGGATCATGGGCCTGGGTTGAAGGGGGCTCAGGCTGTTTCATCGAACCCGATGGAGAAGGCCTGGTTCAAGGCTACGGCGACGGTGATGAAGGGTAAGTACGACAAGGCCGATGCGGTTGAGCCGAACTTCCTGAATCATTCCACGTGGTATGTGGTGACGGGATGGGCGCGTCCCTATCCCGGGGAAGATAAGGTGATGTTGCCCGGGCCGTTGGTGAAGGTTGCGAAGAAGTACAACGGCGATGGGGACGACGACTAA
- a CDS encoding YncE family protein, whose amino-acid sequence MVSLPRQVFRVSAASLSAIAVLALAGCGNNYRPVVSAINPVGPSTQPQVYATAIADPGNGNDGLATVINVFGETVAATASVAPSPLYFTVDSGGQAYVIHSGNSVIDSFSAAEGLMTTTVKHSSLAQNVNPTQITTNGTAGPVFIIEPSTSKVAVLSAGTPPTIRQELPVPANPVYTIANPSATRVYTLSQGTTPGTSTGTATAIEAGTGTANNAISASIPVGISPIYGVMTPDARRAFVLNQGSGTVTVINTVGNNLDKTITVGSNPIWADVAPAVNEIAVLNKGTGTSAGSLSIINVALCNQVALPGNAACDPNNPADAANFGTVLSTVPVGVNPVQVAILSDLSKAYVANADGTVTVVDMNTMVATKTITVGGSLNWIQAVAGNPTGKILVTAADTQTLTMIRTDTDVVTSTIQLQGKGIGIRVSQ is encoded by the coding sequence TTGGTTTCACTTCCACGTCAGGTATTTCGCGTAAGCGCGGCCAGTTTGAGCGCAATTGCGGTGTTGGCCCTTGCCGGTTGCGGCAATAACTATCGGCCAGTTGTCAGCGCGATCAATCCGGTTGGGCCTTCGACCCAGCCGCAGGTCTATGCCACAGCGATTGCCGATCCAGGCAATGGCAATGATGGTTTGGCCACTGTAATCAATGTTTTCGGCGAAACCGTGGCCGCCACGGCTTCTGTTGCTCCGAGTCCGTTGTACTTCACGGTGGACTCTGGCGGGCAGGCGTACGTCATCCATAGTGGCAATTCTGTTATCGACTCATTCAGCGCTGCCGAAGGTCTGATGACCACGACCGTGAAGCATTCGTCGCTGGCGCAGAATGTAAATCCGACGCAGATTACGACGAACGGCACGGCTGGACCGGTGTTCATCATCGAACCTTCGACCAGCAAGGTTGCCGTACTGTCGGCAGGAACCCCGCCGACGATCCGTCAGGAGCTTCCGGTACCGGCGAATCCCGTGTACACGATTGCTAACCCTTCCGCGACGCGCGTGTACACGCTGAGCCAGGGCACTACGCCGGGTACCAGCACGGGTACGGCGACAGCGATTGAGGCCGGTACGGGAACCGCGAACAATGCGATCTCCGCAAGCATTCCTGTGGGTATTAGCCCCATCTACGGTGTGATGACGCCGGATGCGCGTCGCGCGTTTGTGTTGAATCAGGGTAGCGGCACCGTTACCGTGATCAACACTGTGGGCAATAACCTGGATAAGACCATCACCGTTGGATCGAACCCGATCTGGGCGGATGTGGCTCCTGCGGTGAATGAGATTGCCGTGCTGAACAAGGGCACTGGAACGTCTGCTGGTTCGCTGAGCATCATCAACGTGGCGCTCTGCAACCAGGTTGCGCTGCCGGGCAATGCAGCCTGCGACCCGAACAATCCGGCGGATGCCGCGAATTTCGGCACCGTACTTTCAACGGTTCCGGTGGGCGTGAATCCTGTCCAGGTTGCGATTCTGTCTGACCTGAGCAAGGCTTACGTTGCGAATGCCGATGGTACGGTCACAGTTGTGGACATGAACACCATGGTGGCTACCAAGACCATTACCGTGGGCGGTTCGCTGAACTGGATTCAGGCTGTTGCGGGCAATCCTACCGGCAAGATTCTGGTGACTGCAGCGGATACACAGACGCTGACGATGATCCGTACGGATACAGACGTTGTGACGTCGACCATCCAATTGCAGGGTAAGGGTATTGGAATCCGCGTCTCGCAGTAA
- a CDS encoding anti-sigma factor domain-containing protein: MIRQQPVTAEDLYLFALQLLAPEEQTRLQDFLQHSPEARKELANVRGDMILLSLTPEQHTPPALCRQRLLKQIARGKKSASAVHSVADRATAQHTIATDPILAPEPVPDRLSAIRDDSYTPSPEASLPFRSFQEDEPQSGLLSRLLPWAGWALAAGLAVSTFTMWHKSESLQETTTAANAKATRIASESDNSLRVLDVLRNSAAQRFQLTKQSSQPIPNARVTYVSETGSLIFQGANLDQVPAGKVYELWLIPVGEGRTPIPAGTFRPDERGYASIVLPDIPKGVVAGTFGVTMEEEGGAKNPTLPILMIGA, translated from the coding sequence ATGATCCGGCAGCAACCCGTCACCGCTGAAGACCTTTACCTGTTCGCCCTGCAATTGCTGGCCCCGGAAGAGCAAACGCGTCTTCAGGATTTTCTGCAGCACTCCCCGGAAGCTCGCAAAGAACTCGCCAACGTTCGTGGCGACATGATTCTTCTGTCACTCACGCCGGAACAGCACACGCCGCCCGCACTCTGCCGTCAACGATTGCTGAAACAGATTGCACGCGGCAAGAAGTCCGCCTCCGCTGTTCACTCAGTCGCAGATCGCGCCACCGCGCAGCACACCATCGCAACCGATCCAATTCTTGCGCCGGAACCCGTGCCTGATCGCCTCAGCGCCATCCGTGATGACAGCTATACGCCGTCTCCAGAGGCCTCGCTGCCCTTCCGCTCCTTCCAGGAAGATGAGCCGCAGAGCGGCCTGCTTTCCAGGCTTCTGCCATGGGCAGGATGGGCCTTGGCTGCGGGTCTCGCTGTAAGCACCTTCACCATGTGGCACAAGTCCGAATCGCTTCAAGAGACAACCACCGCTGCAAACGCGAAGGCAACACGCATCGCTTCCGAGTCGGACAACTCCCTGCGCGTTCTCGACGTACTTCGCAACAGCGCAGCACAGCGTTTCCAGCTCACCAAGCAGAGCTCCCAGCCCATTCCCAACGCACGCGTCACGTACGTGTCAGAAACGGGCTCGCTCATCTTCCAGGGCGCAAACCTCGACCAGGTGCCCGCAGGCAAGGTCTACGAACTCTGGCTCATTCCCGTGGGCGAAGGGCGCACGCCCATCCCCGCAGGCACCTTCCGTCCTGACGAACGCGGCTACGCCAGCATCGTTCTGCCTGACATTCCCAAGGGCGTCGTTGCGGGTACGTTTGGCGTCACCATGGAAGAAGAAGGTGGAGCGAAGAATCCTACGCTGCCAATTCTCATGATCGGCGCATAA
- a CDS encoding RNA polymerase sigma factor, giving the protein MRIRIQFWKRTPTEDALTSSTPMASSEFSFGNITPRPNPAEPFARSFARESEVLPASDDNFLLRGVQRGDEAAIAQLFDRYSKLVYSVALRVLRDPSAAEDVLHETFLNLWSQSESYNDATTSLGGWLAVSARNRSLDTLRRKKTDAKVEEFQLPAAVRLAEEADRTATLERTRAALLRLPAEQRKALDMAYFDGLTHTEIAELTSEPAATVKTRIRTGFLQLRKAMQL; this is encoded by the coding sequence TTGCGGATTCGCATCCAGTTCTGGAAACGCACACCGACTGAGGATGCGCTGACTTCTTCCACGCCCATGGCATCATCAGAATTTTCTTTCGGCAACATCACACCGCGCCCTAATCCTGCGGAACCTTTCGCGCGCTCCTTCGCCCGCGAAAGCGAAGTGCTTCCGGCCAGCGATGACAACTTCCTCCTGCGCGGCGTTCAACGTGGCGACGAAGCGGCCATCGCACAACTCTTCGACCGCTATTCCAAGCTCGTCTACTCCGTAGCTCTCCGCGTTCTGCGTGATCCGTCCGCTGCGGAAGACGTCCTGCATGAGACCTTCCTGAACCTCTGGAGCCAGTCAGAGTCGTACAACGACGCAACCACATCGCTTGGCGGATGGCTTGCCGTGTCTGCTCGCAATCGTTCATTGGACACGCTGCGCCGCAAGAAAACAGACGCAAAGGTCGAAGAGTTCCAACTGCCTGCAGCAGTCCGGCTCGCAGAAGAAGCGGATCGCACCGCGACACTTGAACGCACCCGTGCAGCTTTGCTACGTCTGCCCGCCGAGCAGCGCAAGGCGCTTGACATGGCTTACTTCGACGGCCTCACCCACACAGAAATCGCCGAGCTCACAAGCGAACCTGCTGCCACCGTGAAAACACGGATCCGCACCGGCTTCCTTCAGCTCAGAAAGGCGATGCAGCTATGA